The following DNA comes from Triticum aestivum cultivar Chinese Spring chromosome 3D, IWGSC CS RefSeq v2.1, whole genome shotgun sequence.
tgatcaagttgcttaaaattcataatatcgttcctaagagagatgatcttaacgggaggaaaatacttagagataaaagcatctttgcacttattccatgaatcaatactatttttaggcaaagaagagaaccaagttttagcaagatctctaagcgaaaacggaaatagcctcaatttaacaatatcattatccacacctttcttcttttgcatatcagacaaatcaacaaagttgtttagatgggtagcggcatcttcactgggaaggccagaaaattgatctttcataacaagattcaataaagcggtattaatttcataatattcagcatcggtagtaggagcaatcggagtgctaataaaatcattgttgttggtattagaaatgtcacacaatttagtattatattgagccatcgtgacaaacaatcaatccaacacacaaacacacaagaagcaagcgaaaagagacaaacggaagaggggcgaagaacatgcaaaggttttcaaaaatcgttttagaagtgggggagaggaaaatgagaggcgaatggcaaataatgtaatgcgagggagaagagtttatgatgggtacttggtatgtcttgacttggcgtagatctccccggcaacggcgccagaaatccttcttgctacctcttgagcatgcgttggttttcccttgaagaggaaagggtgatgcagcaaagtagcgtaagtatttccctcagttttgagaaccaaggtatcaatccagtaggagacaacgcacaagtcacctagtacctgcacaaacaatcaagaaccttgcaaccaacgcgataaaggggttgtcaatcccttcacggtcactcgcaaaagtgagatctaatagagatagtaaagtaaatatttttggtatttttgttgtatagattggaaagtaaagattgcaaaatagtaaacgagatgcgatgtaaataaaagagctgtaatataataggaaagagacctggggggcatatgtttcactagtggcttctcttaagatagcatgtattacggtgggtgaacaaattactgccgagcaattgatagaaaagcgcatagttacggTGGGTGAACTCAGCCGCATCCTCCATGCCACGCTCGCTCGACAGCACCACCGCTGCAGGCTGCCCCCTGCCGCACCCCGGTGCCTCCCTCCTACAACACCGTTCCGGCCATGGCAGCTCGCTTCTGCAGCAGACGAACCTGCGGCAATGTAGCATCACCGCCGGTCATGGTAATGGCGTCGACTCCAGGCGTGGCAGCAGCACAGAGCTCCCCCAAGAGCCGCCCGCGATGCTGCATCGAGTCACCGACAAGCATTGCGATGCAGCACCGGGTCCTGTCACGCGAGTTCTGCATTGGAACACGGGAGAGCCGGCAACGAACGGTCCATTGCAGCTCCACCGCCGGCGACGAGCTCTCCATTGCAGCTCCGACGCCGGCGACGAACGCTCCATTGTAGCTCCGCCGTGATTGAAAAGCTCTCCATTGCAATTCCGACTCCAGCAACGGGCGCTCCATTGCAGCTCCACCGCGAACGACGGGTGCTCCATGGCAGCTCCAATGCCGGCGACAAGCGGTCCATTGCAGCTCCGCCGCAGGAGCATGAGGTTGCATTGCAGCGCAGTCTAGGTTGCAACACAACGCGATGTCCGTGGAGAAAGTTGTTGCGTCGCATCTCGGCTGCCATGGACACGTTGCTGCGTTGCAGCACTGGCATTCGTTGACGAGCGCCGTTTCGCATCGCCGGCAACACGTCCCCGGTTCCCCCCGTTGCTATGGTGGTGCTCGCCATGGCCCCCCTACATGGACGCTGCTTTTGCAGCTATGCCGCTGGAGGAGCTCCGGCTCTGCTTTGCAACTATGCCGCTGGAGGAGCTCCGGATGCTAGTGCCAACGGCCGGTGTCAAACTCTGCCTATTTCCTAGCTGCTGTGTTGGTGGCTTAGTGCTCGCCATGACTCCTCTCCTCGCCATGAGATGTTAATGGAAAGAGAGAAGAAAGAAAATGTGTGGAGAAGCAGCTTCGTGCAGATAGGATAAGGGTTGTGGTGAAGCGGTGGGCAGCCTGATGCAGGCAGGCACGTGGCGCATGGAGAAGGAGGCTTACGAGAGAGAAAGATCAGTCGGGTGATTTGAACACTTTTCCATTGTCTAAACGTCTTATAAAAATGAACAAATGGAGTAACAtgcaagaaagaaaagaaaactaaaaaaacacAAATCTCAATGTAAAATCTTACTGTCATGGTATTAACTGAGACCTAACcaagtcttagtcgactgagatttagcaagtCTGAATTAAAATATGGAGTATATTCAAGTGGGAGTATTtctaaaaaaacatttttttgcgGGGTTTCTAACAAAAACATTTAAAttcttttgattttctttgatcggGTTCGTCCATTGTCCCGTTCCAAACCGAAGCCTACGTGAAGAAACGAATTAATTAGGCCAAACAAAACccctcaaaaaaattaaaaaaattaggcCAAACAAAGTAAAATCACGCGCTCCAAAGCGAGTGTCGGACAGCTCAGATCACGCAAGAACACACGCTGCCACCGCCAGATCCCGTCACCTAACCGCCCCCATCTATtatcacatcatcatcaccatcgtcttcGTCGCCGTCGAAGCATCGAACACCCACACAGTGTACACTGTACAGCTAATTTCGCACGACCTATAAACAACCAGAACAAAAAAGAAGAGGGAAAAAAACGGAGCCAGGCCTAGCCACGCCGAGCCAAGCCGCCCACCGAGAAAGGAACGCGGCCAATCTGGTGGCCTCGTGCTCGCAGCCAATAGCCCGCCTCCGATCCGCATCCGGCCAGGCGGCGCAGCCTCCGGGGCCAGGGCCGGTCGGGCGGGCCCCCCTGCCACCGGCGGCGACGCGCCATGGCCGGCGCCATGGTGGACCGGGCCACCAGCGACATGCTCATCGGCCCCGACTGGGCCAAGAACATGGAGATCTGCGACATCTGCAACCGCGACCCCGGGTACGGTCCCCTCCCCCTCGCCCCGCCGATCCCCGTCCCGTCGCCCGGGATAGTAGGAGTACGTTGGCCTGCGTGCTTCGTACGTCGGGCAGTTGGCTGTGGCGTACTGTATTACGCGGGGGAGCTATGGCGTGGATGGAGTTGTAATGATCTGGGTAGGATGGAGCGTGATTTTATGTCGCGGGACAGCGTGATTGCTGGAAATGCTTCCAATCCCGACAAATTCTGGGAACGGTGGACTTCTATGAGCGGTTAGTTTTGACCGAAACGAGACAAACGGCTCGAGTTTGGATCTTCCTGGAGCGCCCAAGTCACATACGGAGATAGTACAATCGGGTGGGTGGCTCTGGGAATTGCGATTTTGCGAGCGGTGGATCTGGTTCCAGCCATCTGCGCGCTGTTTTCTCGGAAAATGGTGTTCTGTTTTCAGGTTTAACAGTGTTTTCTCTAATCCTCATTCATTGTTGAATGGAGATTCGCTAGTGCGGAGAAATTCTGTTTGTTGACTGATGCAAAGCGCCAAAGGACATTCTGCAATTGACTCAGTTGTCAAGAGCGTGGTAGTCATCTACCCCTGTGGCGTTGGTCAGTATTCATTCGTTTGGCTGCAAATTTCTCCAGTGATAGCTCGCTCAGGACCCATACCCGTGTTCAAATATTTGCTGCAAAGAAGTATGGACTGGATGCCTCATTTTGTTAAGGAGAAAATATCTCTGGAGTCAGGTTTTTACATCCACTCACTTGATAACCTAAGAGTTTCATAAGTTGTGCCTCGTTCATGGACCTTAAGGCAAAACGTAAAAAGTAAAGAAATGGAAACAAAAATGACTGCTCTTGGAGGCACTTGCTTAGAGCTGCATGAAGAATGCAGGCTATTTAGTCTCTCAGAAGTCACATAAAAGATGAGAAAGACGATTTTGTGAACTTCCTTACAATCCTGAAGACAAATTTACAACTTTTTAATCTTCCGGTTGCAGTTTCTATGCTTCTTTAGAAGGTGGATTTGATTGCTTCTGGTCTCTGCACCCAGATGTAGTTCATCATTACAAAGTTCAGCTAAAAAGAGCACCGTTGTTTGCAAATATCCAGGACAAAAGGAAGCAACTAAGTAATGCCAACATCGCTTAGTTGCCAACAGTTTTTATGCTATGTGGCAACAACTTTGAACTAATAATAATTGGATTAGATCATATAAAAGAGAATTATACATGATGCTAAATCAGTTCTGAAAGATTTATGTTAAAATGCTACTCGAATGCTGAATTGCTTTTTCACCGAAGTGCACACTGACACCAGTGGAGCTGCCCAACAATCCTTCACCTAGCCTAGTTTTTCGTGGTAAACTCTGACAATCTGAAGAAATTGGAAAGTGAACAAGTATTTGGCATAGCTGTTCATTTTGTAGTTTTTATTAAGTGGGAATGACCAGGGTGCTCTTACACCATGTCGGGATAGGTCACTGGCTGTCCATCGTTTTCCAGTAGTAACTGTTTACTGTTAATCCTGCTTTACTGTTAGTTCTGCCGAATTAGAGTCCATTGAAGTGAGCACCTAAGTTAATTCTGACGTAATTGACTATATCTTCTAAAGATACTAAATGAAAAGTCATTGTTGCTGTTGCCTCGTAATTATCTAATCTTATCTAATTATTAGCTGTACTTGTACTTTCCCCCGAACTTCCCAAGATTATTTATTAGTGGAATACTTTGATGCATTGTTTTATCTGCATAGGTGGTGTATGCTTACTTAGCTTAGCACAATTCTGTTGATTACTTATTGTTTTTTTACTACTGTTGACTACTTGTTACTGCTAGATTAGCATCGGAGGCCAGTCAGTACCCATTTGGCTGTTTATTATGTGCTGGTTTTGAGCAACAATTAGTTTCTATTGCAATTTTTAAACATATCAATATAGCTTTTTTCCTTCATTCTTATTCCAACTATTGTGATTTGAGATGAAATAGTCGGGCTGACTCAGAAGAAGCATCTTAACATGTAGTTACTGTTAATTTCCTGCACTAGACGATTTTACTTGTTGTCAAATACTGATAGTTGTTAGTCAACTGTTCGATGTGGTAACAGGCAATCCAAAGATGTCGTGAAGGCTCTCAGAAAAAGGATTGCACACAAAAATCCAAAAGTTCAGCTTCTCGCACTAACTGTAAGTTTATTTGCAGTTTCGACTGCTCTTTAATGTGGTTTCATTTATAGTTTTATACAAACATTGAGAGAAAATCATGCTGGTGTGCCTTTTTCAATAGAACTGGGCGTAACTGTCTGGTGCTTAGCTTTGTTTGCATTGTTTGTCTGCATTTCTGAAGTTCGTGTTTGTGTGCATCTTTCTCCTATGCTTTATGAGTAGGTGTTCATTTCATCATACCCATGCTGCTTATAACAGCAGTGAACATCATGATGTTATTGAAAAAGGGTGCAACGGTTATTCCAGTCCTTAAATCAGATGATCTTATGTAATTAACTTATATACTATTTGTTCTTATCCGGCCCAGTAAAAAAAAATAGTATAATCGATGAGGACATAGCTGATTTTTAATCAAATTATTTTTGTAGTTTCATGTTTCATTAGTTTACGACTCGTTATGGTTTGTGGGTGTAAGCAGGATTCAGTTACTGTCTTGATGATGAACTGATGATATTCTTCTACTCCAGTTGTTGGAAACTGCAATCAAGAACTGTGGGGATATATTCCACATGCATGTTGCAGAGAGGGACCTGTTGCATGAGATGGTCAAGCTAGTGAAGAAAAAGGTTTATCATTTGTCATAATTCTGAAAACTACAATGGCTTTCTTTTAATCTGCTGAGTGCTGACTTATGATGGTCTATTCATTTCATCTTGCAGTCTGATCAACGCGTCAAAGACAAGATTCTGGTTCTAATAGATACATGGCAAGAAGCTTTGGGGGGACCACGTTCAAGATATCCACAATTCTATGCAGCATACCATGAGTTAGTGGTATACTTTCAAGCCCAATTTTAATTTATTAGGCTCTAACATATCACTTAGCCAGTTGTTCTATTTTTAAATGTTACTGCTGATATGATTTTATATCAACCTTAATGGTTTTCAGGATGAATACATGGAATGCTATTTAATTCTAAAAAGTACCTTCCGTTTCAAATAATAATTATGCTGTTGTTCCCCCTTACAGCGTGCTGGAGCTCAATTCCCCAAGAGGTCTGAGAGACCTGCACCATTGTTTAATGGGCAGTCTGAAGCAGCGAAAAGTATGCGTAGTCCTGATCAACGGGACGAAGCTGAATCTTCTGCTGGAAATGACTTCCCTGCTCTGAGGTgtgatttctttctttttgtttctgttttctgctCCGAAGTTTGAGGTGTGCTTTCtttccttttgtttttattttctgctCTGAGGTGGTACTGTTCAATGGGTAGAATTTGCTTCTGGACCTACTAGGTTGGCAATTACTTAAATAGACTGCAAAATCGATAATTTACTGATGGAGAATGGAAATCATGGTTATTTGCTAGAACACATTAGACTTATAAAAATATcacttagggcctctttgattcgcaggatttctAAAATGCAGTAATAGGAAAAACACAGAAATGGAGTGCATGCCATCTTCAATACTACAGAATTAGTATGAGCATTTGATTGTGCGCGGGAAAAACATAGGATTCTTCATATGAGGTTGGAGTGGATAAAATTTTTCCTATGAAAATTAGTACAAATGAATCCTAAGGAAAATTTCCTATGTACTGTAATCCTAGTACAAAGCAAGCAACCCatgtaggaaaaattcctaaggattagaatcccaCAAAATTCCTTTACAagtcctgtgaatcaaagaagccctagaCTTCAGAAAAGAGAAGGGGTGTGACTATGAGAAGTCCTGTTTGTCCTTTGGATAGAAAGAAGATACAAGGTTGAGCAATGAGTCAATGTCAGGTGGGAGTCGACTTCCAAGGGCAATTAGGGCTCTTCTTACCGTTTATCTATTTATTATAAATTTCAGAATAGTATACTATTTTAATTGGTCCAATGTGCTCCAGCGAATGACCAAAATTGTGTGGATCCTTCAGCGGACTGTCTTACGATGTGCTCTTTAAATGCCAACCAAGTGTAGAATCAGAGTTTTACCTTTATTTTTAGTCTTGTCATTTCCCTAGAACTTTTGTATATTTTATTATTGTGGCTCACCATTGTAATGTGATTCCCACTCTGGTTTGTGATTTCAAATGTAAACTTGAGCATGGAATGTTGTATGAAGTTAGTTTCTGTTACTCTGTAACAGTCTAGAGATTCTTAGTTACGTAATATGAAGTAAAAATAAATGAGGTGAAACAATAGAATCGCAGTGTGCAATAATTTTCGAATCTTTTCCGTGTAGCAGCCTAATTTTTTTCATGACTTATTATCAACTTGTTTCAAGCACTGGACATGGCATGAATGTTCATGTAGTCCCGTGAGAAATGGTAAATTCATGAATGAAGAGTGCTATTCTGTTTTTATGTCCAGATAGTCTTTTTAGCCTCTTTAATATAATAAGACACCAGGTCTTTTCTTTTGTTGTGTCTCCAGTGGGCATCTTCGAGCACAGCACATCTATGTTAAGTTTAGCTTATGTGCAGTCTTACCCCATTTTGTATTGCAGCCTTATGTTATTTTCAAGGATGGATTGAACTGAATACTGCATATATTTTCAGCATGTCAGAGATTCAAAATGCTCGTGGTATCATGGATGTGCTAGCCGAGATGTTGAATGCTTTAGACCCTGGAAACAGAGAGGTACCAAAATTCCATCTGAGTTTAATTCAATCTGCACAAAAAAATGGACCTCTTATCTTTATAAAGTTGCAACCAACAGTTGAGCGTGGTATCCTGATTTGTTAGTTTATGATTTATAAATGTTTTCTTTGGGAAAGATGTCCTGACCAGTTTTAGTTTCAGATATAATCTTGTTGTAATCACATGGAATTGATTATACATTTGTACTTTAAAATATGCTTTTGTACAACTTGCTTACATTCCGTTAACATTGTTCAGTATTTATGATATCCAATCCGAGGTGTCCAAGATGCCAAGGCTTCAAGGCCTACTATCTTAGACATGACCTATAACCTGTTCGGCGTGTATTTGATCACATCGCTTGAAATACCACATACCTGTTGTCTATGTTACCATCAAGTATACATGGCAAGGTATTAAAGCATGTAAATTTCAGTATGCTTACCGCTAACCCTTGGCTGTATGTCTGTGGCTTATCTTACGTGTTGGGCACACCCGTGTTTTCCACATTCTCAGCATCAAGATGTAAATTCGTATAGATCGGTATAGATATACATAAAATGCATTTTTAATTAGAATTTCAAATCCATGGTGTTCTTGCTGTATTCATGTCATACATAATAGTAGAAAAAGCTCTACACTTACAACCTTCTCTGAAATTGCTGACGTTTGCTGATTATGTTTTTGAAATGCTGTGTACACAGGGACTAAGACAGGAAGTAATTGTGGAGCTTGTTGATCAGTGCCGCACTTACAAGCAGAGAGTGGTCCAGCTAGTTAATACTGCTTCGTGAGTGCACTTATTTGAATCACCTAAATTTTGCATCGGTGACAGCCGACTAGTGTGGTATCCAATGTTAGTGGATGTCATTTTTGAAGATATAGGTACCTTTGTGTGACTGAGGTTTCCTTCCTTAAGCACCTTTTTGGATCGTCGGATAAGAGGATGACGGAAGATCTGCTTTGTCACTCGTTTTCTATTATCACTTAAGGGCCTATGAGATAACTGTTAATGTATCTGGATACTTCAAAAACATCGTTTGTCATTAAAAGCTGACACGAGTAGCTTGTGCTGTTTTGTTTAGCTAAATAATGTAATTTAGCTCCGTATTTGTTGTGTCGAATCTACTTATTACGTGactattttcttcttcttatttacaGGGATGAGGAACTTTTGTCGCAAGGGCTTGCACTAAATGATGATTTGCAGCGTGTTCTAGCAAAACATGACGCAATTGCTGCAGGCATTGCTGTTCGAGTGGAGAAAAGACCAAAGTCTCTGCAGGCGCTAGTTGATACTGAGGATTCTGCGAACCAAGACTCTAAGAAAGAGCAAGCACTAGTAGATATTGATGACCCTACAAGCCAAGATTCTAAAACAGAGCCAAATCAAAGGTTTTAGGCTTCTTCTATCACATTTGTATATGCTTCTACATAATGTTAAGGATTGATTTCAATACGTACTTCAAAGAGTCTTTGTTGATATTCATATGTATTGAGTTGCACTTTTTATATGACTCCTCTAATTAACCTCTGTTTGTGTGTGATCTGCCCTTGTACCAGCACCAGTGAACCGTCTCCTTTTGAGCAACTAGCACTTCCAGCACCTCCGGTATCGAATGGCTCAGCAAACACTGCACCAAAACCTGATTCTGGCATTGATCTTCTTAGCTGGGATGATACCCCATCCACTGCAGAGAATTCGCTGGCTCTTGTACCGGTCACTGATCCATTGGCTGACTCTACTTCAAATCAAAATGCACTGGCAATTGTCGACATATATTCTCAAAACAATACTGCTAATAGCAATGCCAAATCACTTGATCCCTTTGGTTTCGATTCAAGTCCCACTCCTCTTGGATCACAGCCATACAACACTGCAACCCAGCATCCTTTACAATCACAACAGCCTCCTCAGCAGGCGGCGCCCTATTCTAATGGAAGTGCTGTAAACCCTGGAACATCTTACGACCCGGCGTCACAGTATAATCACACGAATTCCGGGTGGAATGGTCAAGTTGCCAACCATGCAGCACCCCCGCCACAGCAAGTAAATTATGGTATGCAATGCAAATTAGATCATTACTTTTCTGCATGTCTCTTTTATATCTGTCGGAAGTACTTCATTATCAGTTCAATTGGTTTCGCTTGCATGACTTCTGCATATCTGAACACACTACATTCCTGCAGATCCGTTTGAAGAATATGTGATAGTCTTGTGTGAATTTTGTAGATGATCAAAGTGGAGCCCTTCCGCCTCCGCCTTGGGAGGCTCCGGCAGCGCCAAGCAATGAAATGCCAAATGGCCAATTGGGTGGTATGCAACCTCTCCCAACTCCAGCAAGCCAATTCGGTGGTGTGCAGCCACTACAACCGCAGAACAACCACATGGCAGGTCTACAACCGCAGCCAATGTATAACAACCAGCCAGGAGCTATGGTACCTCACGCAATGCAGTCCAACCAAACTGTTGGAGGGCAGATGCAGCCAGGTTATGGAAACCAGTATGGACATTTGGCACCACAACCCATGCCAATGCCAGGCATGCAGTTCGCTGGTATGCAACCATCACCGATGCCAGGAGCGCAGCCAGGCATGATGTATGCGCAACCAATGCTGGGGGCGCAGTTTGGAGGAATGCCGCAACAGCAGATGTATGGCGGTGGTGGTCGGATGGCGACGCAGTATGGTTATgtgcagcagcaagcagcacagtACTACAACCAGGGAAGGCCAGCAATGTATGGGTACCCTGGTACCAACGGCCTCTCTCAGGGTATGTATGGTCTCTCCATGCAAGACAGCTCCTACATGGGGGGGATGAACTCGACCTATCAGGCGGCACCCTCTTCATCCTCCATGGCGCAACCCATGAGGCCGTCTAAACCCGAGGACAAGCTCTTCGGCGACCTTCTCAGCATCGCCAAGACGAAGCAGAACAGAGCTTCGTGATACGACCGAGTGAAAGTGTAAGAGGTCCAATATATATTTTGTCTGTTTTTTCTTACAAATTTTCCACGTGGCTTGATCATATACACTTGTGTAGCTCTCTTCTCTTGCGTTGGATGTGTAAGCTTCAGTTTTTGACGCTGCTTCCCCACATTGATTCCATTATTAAATTCGTTACGACGTGTGTACTGGTCACGCCAGAGAGGAAAACCAACGTCGGTAAATGGTGATTTAATAAAGATTAGATTGTTGTGAGGCATTTTTTCCTGATAATTGATAGACATAATTCATAACGGCATGAGTATTTAACATTTGTGCGAGTCtcgaaccaacctatggttggatggttaggaggatagtggtatCCTTGAGTGTCTCTGACTCCgcttagtagtttaggttagggttttAGTCCTTGTAGGTGCGGCGCTCGGTGTATGGAGATGCTTATTTGAGTTTATCTTCTAGGCTTTGATCCTCAAGTTTGAATGTAGTTGACGAAGCTCCTGCGTACGTTCCCGCCGTCTTCTTGGGGCGATGAGGTTAGAGTTTCTTGTCATGTGGTGAGATCTGGTGTCAGGTGCTTCAGATATATGCAAGGGTTCAACAACAACA
Coding sequences within:
- the LOC123077869 gene encoding TOM1-like protein 9, whose protein sequence is MAGAMVDRATSDMLIGPDWAKNMEICDICNRDPGQSKDVVKALRKRIAHKNPKVQLLALTLLETAIKNCGDIFHMHVAERDLLHEMVKLVKKKSDQRVKDKILVLIDTWQEALGGPRSRYPQFYAAYHELVRAGAQFPKRSERPAPLFNGQSEAAKSMRSPDQRDEAESSAGNDFPALSMSEIQNARGIMDVLAEMLNALDPGNREGLRQEVIVELVDQCRTYKQRVVQLVNTASDEELLSQGLALNDDLQRVLAKHDAIAAGIAVRVEKRPKSLQALVDTEDSANQDSKKEQALVDIDDPTSQDSKTEPNQSTSEPSPFEQLALPAPPVSNGSANTAPKPDSGIDLLSWDDTPSTAENSLALVPVTDPLADSTSNQNALAIVDIYSQNNTANSNAKSLDPFGFDSSPTPLGSQPYNTATQHPLQSQQPPQQAAPYSNGSAVNPGTSYDPASQYNHTNSGWNGQVANHAAPPPQQVNYDDQSGALPPPPWEAPAAPSNEMPNGQLGGMQPLPTPASQFGGVQPLQPQNNHMAGLQPQPMYNNQPGAMVPHAMQSNQTVGGQMQPGYGNQYGHLAPQPMPMPGMQFAGMQPSPMPGAQPGMMYAQPMLGAQFGGMPQQQMYGGGGRMATQYGYVQQQAAQYYNQGRPAMYGYPGTNGLSQGMYGLSMQDSSYMGGMNSTYQAAPSSSSMAQPMRPSKPEDKLFGDLLSIAKTKQNRAS